CCACCGATGGCGATGCCGACGATGACGAGCACCCAGGCGAGACCATCTGCCGGCGGGTGGTTGGCAAGCGTGGTGGCGACCGCGATCGCCATGCCGATCATGCCGAACAAATTGCCCTGGCGCGAGGAAGCCGGGCTCGACAATCCGCGCAGCGACAGGATGAACAGCACTCCCGCCACGAGATACAAAAATGCAGAGAGGTTCGCGCTCATCTCAGGTCCCCATTGATCCCTTCAGCCCGAGGTGGCCGCTTACTTCGACTTCTTCTTGTACATCGCCAGCATGCGCTGGGTGACAAGGAAGCCGCCAAAAATGTTCACGCAGGCGAAGATCAGCGCGACGAAGCCGAAGGCGCGTGCCCAGCCCGAGCCGCTCGAGACATTCGCGACGCCGCCGGCAAGCAGCGCACCGACCACGATCACCGAGGAGATCGCGTTGGTCACGCTCATCAGCGGCGTGTGCAGCGCCGGCGTCACCGACCACACCACGAAATAGCCGACGAAGACGGCGAGGACGAAGATCGACAGGCGGAAGATGAAGGGGTCGACGACCTGTGCAGCATGCTCCATGGCGGAACTCCTTAAACCTTCGGCTGGAAGTTCGGGTGGATGACGGCGCCGTCTTTCGTAAGCGCAGTGGCCTTGACCAGCTCGTCGTCCCAGTTGACGGCGAGCTTCTTCTCTTTCTTGTCGACCATGGTCTCGATGAAGGAGAACAGATTGCGTGCGTAGAGGCTGGAGGCCGAGGCCGCGACGCGGCCGGCAACGTTGGTGTAGCCGACGATCTTGATGCCATCGAGGTCGACGACCTCGCCGGCCTTGGCGCCCTCGACATTGCCGCCGCGCTCGACGGCAAGATCGACCAGCACCGAGCCCGGCTTCATCGACTTGACCATCTCGCCCGAGACGAGCATCGGCGCGGGCCGGCCGGGAATCAGCGCGGTCGTGATCACGATGTCCTGCTTCTTGATGTGCTCGGCGGTGAGCGCGGCCTGCTTGGCCTGGTATTCCTTGGACATCTCCTTGGCGTAGCCGCCGGCGGTCTGCGCGTTCTTGAACTCCTCGTCCTCGACGGCGAGGAACTTTGCGCCAAGCGATTCCACCTGCTCCTTCGTCGCAGGCCGCACGTCGGTCGCGGTCACAATGGCGCCGAGACGGCGCGCGGTCGCGATTGCCTGGAGGCCGGCAACGCCGACGCCCATCACGAACACCTTCGCGGCAGGCACGGTACCGGCTGCCGTCATCATCATCGGGAAGGCGCGGCCGAAGGCCTCGGCACCCTCGATCACGGCGCGGTAGCCGGCGAGGTTCGCCTGCGAGGACAGCACGTCCATCACCTGCGCGCGCGTGATGCGCGGCATCAATTCCATCGCGAAGGCGGAGACGCCGGCATCGGCGATCGTCTTCAGCGCGGCCTCGTTGCCATAGGGATCCATGATGGCGATGACGAGCGCGCCGCGCTTGTACTGCGCGAGCTCGGAGGCCTCGGGGCGCTTCACCTTGATGATGATGTCGGCGTCCTTCAGCGCATCGGCGCTGATAGTGGCGCCCACGGCGGTGAATTCGGAATCCGGCAGGCCTGATTTGAGGCCGGCGCCCGGCTCGACGGCGATCTCGGCGCCCAGCGCTATGAATTTCTTCACCGTATCAGGCGAAGCGGCAACGCGCGGCTCGGACGGATCTATTTCCTTGGCAACGGCGATCTTCATAGGCCCTCCGGCGGCGCGGGACAGCGCACGCGCAAAACTTAAGCGTTTACTCCCGCGGCGTTCGTTACCGGTTTTGTGACCGGCTTGTATGCAAATATTGTGAGCAGCCGCTGCCGCTGGCGTGTGCAGCTGCCGAAGGAATCAGGTCAGGAAGATCGCCATCAGAATCACGATGAGCGCGACCGAGGCTGTGCCGTACTTCACCAGCTTGATGAAGCCCTCGTAGGTCTGCTCGTGGGCAACGTAGTCGTTGCCGTCGGCGGTGGTGTACGCCACTTCGCTATGGTCAGCCATGGATTGTCCCCAGTCGAAAGTCCAATTCTTGGGCTGGGATACCTTAAACCTTCGGGCAGGGCAACGGCACGGAAGCGCGGTTTTCCGCCAAATCAGGTCATTTGGAATCCAGATTATCGCGGATCCAGCGGAGGAGGCTCTGTTCGCTGACCTCACCGGCGGCGAGCGAGAGGATGATTGTCGTGGCTTCCGCAGGATCTGGACTGAAAGTCACGCCGTTCTTGTGGAGGAAGACCATCATCGCCATGAAGGCGATGCGCTTGTTTCCGTCGACGAAGGCATGATTTTTCGCGAGGCCGAATGCGTACGCTGCGGCGAGTTCGTCCATCGGCGCCTGCTCATAGCGCCATTTATTGACCGGGCGCTCCAGCGCCGAACGCAGCATGCCCTTGTCACGCAATCCCGGCGCACCACCGAAGCGCCGGAGCTGCCGACCGTGGATTGCGACGGCCTGCTCGTAGGTGATCCAGAGCGGCTCCTGAAGATCGCTCATTTGCGTTGCAGCTATTTTGCCAGCGCAGCAAGCGTGTCGCGATACTTGTCCATCACCTCGTCGGCGATTTCCATCGTCCGTTCGAAGTCGGGATCGTAGGGCAGCAACTGAAATCCGCCGCCGGGTAATTCCACGATATGCAATTGCTGTCCGCGCTTGAGATCGAGCCGCTGCATCAATTCACGGGGCAGCAACAAACCATCGGAATTACCGATCTTCTTGATCTCGATCTTCATGGCTTTCGCTCCAGTGATGTTATACATATGTATAACATCACTGCGACTAGTTCAACAGATGTTTTACGCCTTCAATCCCTGATCAGAGCGCCGCCTCAGCCCATCGCCTCGAGCTCGTCGATCATCCCGGCGATGACGCTCAAGCCCCCGTCCCAGAACTTCGGGTCCTTGGCATCCAGCCCGAACGGCCGCAGCAGCTCGGAATAGTGCTTGGTCCCGCCAGCGGCGAGCATGTCGAGATAACGCTCGGCAAAGCCCTCGGCCGCATTCTCGTAGACCGCATAGAGCGAGTTCACGAGACAGTCGCCGAACGCATAGGCGTAGACGTAGAACGGCGAGTGGATGAAGTGCGGGATGTACATCCAGTAGTTCTCGTAGCCCGCCTTGATCTCGATCGCCGGTCCCAGGCTCTCGCCCTGCACCGACAGCCAGATCTCGCCGAGCCGGGTCGCGGTGAGTTCGCCGTTCTTGCGCTCGGTGTGGACCGCGCGCTCGAACGAATAGAACGCGATCTGCCGCACCACGGTGTTGATCATGTCCTCGACCTTGCCCGCGAGCAGCGCCTGGCGCTGCTTTGCGCTCTTGGTCTGCGCCAGCAGCCGGCGGAAGGTCAGCATCTCGCCGAACACGCTCGCGGTCTCCGCCAGCGTTAGCGGCGTCGGCGCCATCAGCGCTCCGTTCTTCGCCGCCAGCACCTGATGCACGCCATGGCCGAGTTCATGTGCGAGCGTCATCACGTCGCGCGGCTTGCCCTGGTAGTTCATCAGCACATAGGGATGCGCCGACGGCGTGGTCGGATGCGAGAACGCGCCCGGCGCCTTGCCCGGACGCACCGGCGCATCGATCCAGCGGTCGGTGAAGAAGCGCTCGGCAATGTCGGCCATCTTGGGCGAGAAGCCGCGATAGGCCGTCAGCACCATGGTGCGTGCATCAGGCCAGCCAATGACGTCGGTCGCAGCAAAGGGCAGCGGCGCGTTGCGGTCCCAATAAGCCAGCCGCTTCTTGCCGAACCACTTCGCCTTCAGCGCGTAATAGCGATGCGACAATTTGGGATAGGCCGCCTGCACCGAGGCGACCAGCGCGTCCACCACCTCGCGCTCGACGCGGTTGTTGAGGTGCCGGGAATCCGCGACATCCTGAAAACCGCGCCACCGGTCGGAGATGTCCTTGTCCTTGGCAAGCGTGTTGGTGATCAGCGCAAAGGTGCGCTCATTGGCCTTGAAGGTTTTGGCCAGCGCCTCCGCCGCGCTCCTGCGCTTGGCACCGTCGCGGTCCTGCAACAGGTTGAGCGTCGGCTCGATCGCGAGCTCCTTGGCGCCGACCTTGAAGCGCAGGCCCGAGATGGTCTGGTCGAACAACCGGTTGAAGGCGGAATAGCCGGTCTGCGCCTTCTCCAGGAAGAGCTGCTCGAGCTTGTCGTCGAGCTGGTACGGCTTCTCCTTGCGCAGATCCTCGATCCAGGGCCGGTAGTGCGCGAGCTCCGCGGCCAGCATCGCGCGGTTCAAGATATCGTCATCGATCCGGTTGAGCTCGAGCGCGAAGAACAGAAGATGCGTCGACGCCGCCGTCAGCCGCTCGGAAACATCGCCGTAAAACTTTGAAATCGCAGGATCCACGCTGTCGCCGGCATGGACCAGGCCGGCATAGGAACCGAGACGGCCGGCGAGATCGTCGATTGCCTCATAGCGTCGCACGGCCTCGGCGAGCCATTTTCCGCCATCTTCGTTTGCTGTCCCTGTCGCGAGCTTGCCTCTGTAGTCGGTCTCGAACGCGACGCAATCGGCATCCATCTTTTCGAGATCGCGCGCCACTTCCGGCGCATCGATCCCGGAATAGAGATCGGCCAGGTTCCACTCCGGAAGCTTGCCGGTCTTGCTCGCAGGCTTTGCGGATGAAGGCTTTGCGGGTGACGGCTTTGCGGGTGACGGCTTGGCGAGCGAAGGTTTGGAGGGCTTTGCCTTGGCAACAGACTTCTTGGTAGCGGATGTCTTGGCGGATGTCTTGGCGGCGGGCTTGCGGAGAGCGGGCTTCTTGAGAGCAGTCTTCTTCAGAGCAGTGCTGGGGCGCGAATTCATTGTGTGGGAAACCTGTGTTCAACAAGCGCGACGGCGGGCGGGGGCATCAAGGTTTAAGAGTGCGTTAATCGGCTTCGGCCAGAGTGCCCCGATTCGAGACAGATAGTAGTAGCGTGCGGGGAACACCATGGCTGCCTGTATTTTGATCGCCGACGACGACGCTGTAGCCCGCCGGCTGGTCGAAAACATGGTGCAGAAATGCGGCTATGACACGATCGTCGTGGAGTCCGGCGATGCTGCGATCGCCGCCCTCACCGCTCCCGGCGCTCCCGCCATCGACGGCGTCATCCTCGATCTCGTGATGCCCGGCCTGGACGGCATGGGCGTGCTGGCGAAAATCCGCGATGCAGGCCTCAGCATCCCCGTCATCGTGCAGACCGCGCATGGCGGCATCGACAACGTGATCTCGGCGATGCGCGCCGGCGCGGCCGATTTCGTCGTCAAGCCGGTCGGCCTCGAGCGACTTCAGGTGTCACTGCGCAACGCGCTCAACGCGTCCGCGCTCAAGGGCGAATTGCAGCGCATCCGTCACAGCCGCGAGGGCCGGCTGACCTTCTCCGACATCATCACCCGCTCCGAGGCGATGGCGGGCGTGATGCGCGCCGCGCAGAAGGCGGCGAACTCCTCGATTCCCGTGCTGATCGAAGGCGAGTCCGGCGTCGGCAAGGAGATGTTCGCGCGCGCCATCCATGGCAGCGGCGAGCGCAAGGCAAAGCCCTTCGTCGCGGTCAATTGCGGCGCGATCCCAGACAACCTCGTCGAGTCCATTCTGTTCGGGCACGAGAAGGGCGCCTTCACCGGCGCCACCGAGCGGCACATGGGCAAGTTCGTCGAGGCCCATGGTGGCACGCTGTTCCTGGACGAGGTCAGCGAGTTGCCGCTGACCGCGCAGGTCAAGCTCTTGCGCGCGCTCCAGGAGGGCGCGGTCGAGGCGGTCGGCGGCCGCAAGCCCGTCAAGGTCGACGTGCGCATCGTCTCTGCGACCAACCGCAAGCTCCTGGAGCGAGTGAAACAGGGACACTTCAGGGAAGACCTGTTCTATCGCCTGCACGTGTTGCCGCTGACGATTCCCTCGCTGCGCGCCCGGCGCGAGGACATTCCGCACCTGCTGCGGCACTTCCTGGCGCGCTTTGCCGCCGAGGAGAACCGCCCCATCACCGGAATCAGCGGCGAGGCGGTGGCACACCTCGCCCAGCTCGACTGGCCCGGCAACATCCGTCAGCTCGAAAACGCGGTCTACCGCGCTGTGGTGATGAGCGACGGCGACCAGCTCGACCTTGGCGATTTCCCCCTGCTCGCCTCGCAGCCGCACGGCGCCACGGACATTCCGACGGCGCCACTGATGCTCGAGCCGGCCGCGGCACCCTCTCTCGTATCGGGTAATGAAATACCGATTGCCCCCCTCCCGTCAGTGGGAACTCTCTCCATGCTGACGCCGAGCGGCGATGTTCGCCCGCTGGAGGAGATGGAGAACGAGATCATCCGTTTCGCGATCTCGCACTATCGCGGGCAGATGTCCGAAGTCGCCCGCCGTCTCAAAATCGGTCGGTCCACGCTCTACCGCAAACTCGACGAAGCCGGCGTGCCCGGCCATGGCGGGAAAAGCGGCGAGGAGACGCACTGAGCCTGATGCGAACGGAGGTTCGCCCGACGCTGCGAGGGAGGCTGCAAGCCCTTCGCATTGCGACGTAATTCGGCCACGACGTGAACCGTGACCCGGAAGTGACAGA
This genomic stretch from Bradyrhizobium sp. CCGB12 harbors:
- a CDS encoding proton-translocating transhydrogenase family protein; the encoded protein is MEHAAQVVDPFIFRLSIFVLAVFVGYFVVWSVTPALHTPLMSVTNAISSVIVVGALLAGGVANVSSGSGWARAFGFVALIFACVNIFGGFLVTQRMLAMYKKKSK
- a CDS encoding Re/Si-specific NAD(P)(+) transhydrogenase subunit alpha, with amino-acid sequence MKIAVAKEIDPSEPRVAASPDTVKKFIALGAEIAVEPGAGLKSGLPDSEFTAVGATISADALKDADIIIKVKRPEASELAQYKRGALVIAIMDPYGNEAALKTIADAGVSAFAMELMPRITRAQVMDVLSSQANLAGYRAVIEGAEAFGRAFPMMMTAAGTVPAAKVFVMGVGVAGLQAIATARRLGAIVTATDVRPATKEQVESLGAKFLAVEDEEFKNAQTAGGYAKEMSKEYQAKQAALTAEHIKKQDIVITTALIPGRPAPMLVSGEMVKSMKPGSVLVDLAVERGGNVEGAKAGEVVDLDGIKIVGYTNVAGRVAASASSLYARNLFSFIETMVDKKEKKLAVNWDDELVKATALTKDGAVIHPNFQPKV
- a CDS encoding aa3-type cytochrome c oxidase subunit IV, which produces MADHSEVAYTTADGNDYVAHEQTYEGFIKLVKYGTASVALIVILMAIFLT
- a CDS encoding type II toxin-antitoxin system death-on-curing family toxin — protein: MSDLQEPLWITYEQAVAIHGRQLRRFGGAPGLRDKGMLRSALERPVNKWRYEQAPMDELAAAYAFGLAKNHAFVDGNKRIAFMAMMVFLHKNGVTFSPDPAEATTIILSLAAGEVSEQSLLRWIRDNLDSK
- a CDS encoding AbrB family transcriptional regulator, with the protein product MKIEIKKIGNSDGLLLPRELMQRLDLKRGQQLHIVELPGGGFQLLPYDPDFERTMEIADEVMDKYRDTLAALAK
- a CDS encoding M3 family oligoendopeptidase, with product MNSRPSTALKKTALKKPALRKPAAKTSAKTSATKKSVAKAKPSKPSLAKPSPAKPSPAKPSSAKPASKTGKLPEWNLADLYSGIDAPEVARDLEKMDADCVAFETDYRGKLATGTANEDGGKWLAEAVRRYEAIDDLAGRLGSYAGLVHAGDSVDPAISKFYGDVSERLTAASTHLLFFALELNRIDDDILNRAMLAAELAHYRPWIEDLRKEKPYQLDDKLEQLFLEKAQTGYSAFNRLFDQTISGLRFKVGAKELAIEPTLNLLQDRDGAKRRSAAEALAKTFKANERTFALITNTLAKDKDISDRWRGFQDVADSRHLNNRVEREVVDALVASVQAAYPKLSHRYYALKAKWFGKKRLAYWDRNAPLPFAATDVIGWPDARTMVLTAYRGFSPKMADIAERFFTDRWIDAPVRPGKAPGAFSHPTTPSAHPYVLMNYQGKPRDVMTLAHELGHGVHQVLAAKNGALMAPTPLTLAETASVFGEMLTFRRLLAQTKSAKQRQALLAGKVEDMINTVVRQIAFYSFERAVHTERKNGELTATRLGEIWLSVQGESLGPAIEIKAGYENYWMYIPHFIHSPFYVYAYAFGDCLVNSLYAVYENAAEGFAERYLDMLAAGGTKHYSELLRPFGLDAKDPKFWDGGLSVIAGMIDELEAMG
- a CDS encoding sigma-54 dependent transcriptional regulator codes for the protein MAACILIADDDAVARRLVENMVQKCGYDTIVVESGDAAIAALTAPGAPAIDGVILDLVMPGLDGMGVLAKIRDAGLSIPVIVQTAHGGIDNVISAMRAGAADFVVKPVGLERLQVSLRNALNASALKGELQRIRHSREGRLTFSDIITRSEAMAGVMRAAQKAANSSIPVLIEGESGVGKEMFARAIHGSGERKAKPFVAVNCGAIPDNLVESILFGHEKGAFTGATERHMGKFVEAHGGTLFLDEVSELPLTAQVKLLRALQEGAVEAVGGRKPVKVDVRIVSATNRKLLERVKQGHFREDLFYRLHVLPLTIPSLRARREDIPHLLRHFLARFAAEENRPITGISGEAVAHLAQLDWPGNIRQLENAVYRAVVMSDGDQLDLGDFPLLASQPHGATDIPTAPLMLEPAAAPSLVSGNEIPIAPLPSVGTLSMLTPSGDVRPLEEMENEIIRFAISHYRGQMSEVARRLKIGRSTLYRKLDEAGVPGHGGKSGEETH